From the genome of Salvelinus alpinus chromosome 19, SLU_Salpinus.1, whole genome shotgun sequence, one region includes:
- the LOC139545966 gene encoding uncharacterized protein has translation MDIAYSMLKFRFGLLIFFAVVCLYWTWSIYIKLNTNKYPAKTHWQILISDQTITQIKDTKHLMVSAYKDHRVDGAIRIISIIRRDDLQPLHCFFCGGHGCFPASVAQVEMQSDHFGFPFVTTDVLCQSPSMYNVTHVTISIHSDIKATQNQHFLSIQNKDLREEKIFPYNFTVCISNLFGGYNNVLQFVQTMEMYKLLGVQRVVIYNTSCGQDLEPVLVHYREEGILEIVEWPIDQFLNPSKGWRFEEHKGDLHYYGQLTTLNECIYRYMYQSKYVLLHDIDEIVMPYQHANLHLLLEDLQHQHPRVGVFVIENHIFPKNHYDDSGKFKLPQWREIPGINILEHIYREPSREAVINPTKLIVNPRHVVQTSVHSVLKTLGETFWVPPDVCRLVHVRVPLQGSLTKDQLLVDKKLWEYEKELVQNVDNTLRKSGLLL, from the coding sequence ATGGACATAGCCTACAGTATGCTGAAATTTCGGTTTGGTCTTCTAATATTCTTTGCAGTGGTATGTTTATATTGGACATGGTCCATATATATCAAATTGAATACAAACAAATACCCTGCAAAAACACATTGGCAAATTCTCATAAGTGATCAAACAATAACTCAGATTAAAGACACAAAGCATTTAATGGTGTCTGCCTACAAAGACCACAGAGTGGATGGAGCAATCCGCATCATTAGTATAATCAGAAGAGATGATCTCCAGCCACTTCATTGTTTTTTCTGTGGTGGACATGGCTGCTTTCCTGCCTCAGTGGCACAGGTGGAGATGCAAAGCGACCATTTTGGATTCCCCTTTGTGACCACAGATGTGCTGTGCCAGAGTCCATCTATGTATAATGTGACACATGTCACTATATCAATACATTCAGATATCAAAGCCACCCAAAACCAGCACTTCCTGTCCATACAAAACAAAGAcctgagagaggagaagatattTCCATACAACTTTACAGTGTGCATCTCCAACCTTTTCGGGGGCTATAACAATGTCCTGCAGTTTGTCCAAACTATGGAGATGTACAAACTCCTTGGGGTGCAGAGAGTGGTTATCTATAACACCAGCTGTGGTCAGGACTTGGAACCAGTGTTAGTTCACTACAGGGAAGAGGGTATACTGGAAATAGTAGAATGGCCGATTGATCAGTTCCTCAACCCATCCAAAGGCTGGAGGTTTGAGGAGCACAAAGGAGATCTCCACTACTATGGGCAGCTGACCACTCTGAATGAATGCATCTATAGATACATGTACCAGTCGAAGTATGTACTTCTTCATGACATTGATGAGATCGTGATGCCTTACCAACATGCCAATTTGCATCTACTGCTGGAGGACCTTCAACACCAGCACCCCAGAGTAGGAGTCTTCGTCATCGAGAACCACATATTCCCCAAAAACCATTACGATGACAGTGGCAAGTTCAAACTGCCACAATGGAGGGAAATTCCAGGGATCAATATCCTGGAGCATATTTACAGAGAACCCTCGAGAGAAGCTGTTATCAACCCTACCAAACTGATTGTCAACCCTAGACATGTAGTACAGACATCTGTTCACTCTGTGCTGAAGACTTTAGGGGAGACCTTCTGGGTACCACCTGATGTGTGTCGGCTAGTACACGTCAGAGTTCCCCTGCAAGGGAGCCTCACTAAAGATCAGCTGCTTGTGGACAAAAAGCTGTGGGAATATGAGAAGGAGCTAGTTCAAAATGTTGACAACACTTTAAGGAAATCTGGACTGTTGCTTTGA